One Acetobacter oryzoeni genomic window, ACTGCATGCCTATCTGCCCTATTGGGGCCATGTATAACGGCAGTTATTCTGTTTACCATGCAGAAGCCGCCGGGGCTAAGTTTATTCCCAACGCTGTAGTGTATAAGATTGAGCGAGACAGCGCGAACAAGCGCGTAACCGCCGTACATTACTTTGACCCCGACAAAGGGTCTCACCGCGTAACGGGCAAATATTTTGTTATTGCCGCGCACTGCATTGAAACAGCCAAACTGCTGCTGCTTTCTGCCGATGAGCAAAGCCCAGATGGTGTTGCCAACAGTTCCGGCCATGTAGGCCGCAACATGATGGACCATACAGGCGTGCAGGTAACCTTTATCAGTGGTGACCAAGCCTTGTGGCCGGGCCGTGGACCGCTGGAAACGAACGTGATTGACAATTTCCGTGATGGAAACTGGCGCACGGATCGTGGCGCCTATCTTGTACATATGGTGGATGATAACCAGGTAGATCTGGCCACCCAGCTGGCAATTTCCAAAGGTTACGTTGGCCGGGAACTGGAAGAACAAATCCGCTATCTGGCTTCGCACACAGTGCGCCTGTTCAGCCATAACGAAGCACTGCCAGACCCCAATAACCGCCTCACACTCAGCAAGGATCATAAGGATATTCTGGGGATCCCGCACCCGGAAGTGTATTACAAGCTGCCCGAATATACCGTGCGCAGTTGTGAACACACGCGCTACGTTTTCCGTAACCTTATCAAGCTGATGCACGGCACGGATGAACAGTGGACACCGGGCTACTTCCCGCAGGATCATCCCGCAGGCAGCACCATTATGGGCACGGACCCCAAGGATTCCGTAGTGGATGGCCATTGCCGGACGCATGACCATGACAACCTGTTTATTGCCAGTTCCTCGGTTTTCTCAACCGTTGGCACCGGCAACATCACCCTGACTGTAGCCGCCTTGGCGCTACGTGTTGCCGATACGCTGAAAAAAGAACTTGCTCATGCCTGATTTTTCCAAAACCTTGCGCGTCCTTCTTTCAGCAAGCACGGTCATTGGTGTCTGTGCCCTTGGCCAGACACCTGTGCATGCAGAAGATGCTGCTCCAGATCAGGCGGTGCTGGATCGTGGTGCCTATATTGCCACTGCGTCAGATTGTATTGCCTGCCACACCAAACCCGGTTCGCAGCCTTTTGCTGGAGGCCTAAAAATTGCAACACCTATGGGTGATGTGATTTCCACCAACATCACGCCGGACCCAGACCACGGCATTGGCAAATACACAGAGCAGGACTTTGAACAGGCCGTACGCCACGGTGTGCGCAAAGATGGTGCTTACCTGTACCCTGTTATGCCTTATGTTTCTTACGCAGGTATGACAGACCAAGATGTGCATGCACTTTATGTGTGGTTCATGCACAGCGTAAAACCAGTAGCCAGCGCCCCAGCAGAAACAACATTGGTGTTTCCTGCCAATATGCGTAGCGCAATGGCGGCATGGAACTTTGTAACCACCAAGGAAGAACCAGAAAGCGGGGATTCCAGCACATATAATCCGCTACGCCGGGGTAAGTATCTTACCAATGCGCTGGAACATTGCGGCACCTGCCATACCCCCCGTAACTTCATGCTAAGTGAAAAGCAGGACAGATATCTGGCCGGCACTTCTCTAGATGGATGGTATGCTCCCAACATTACCTCCAGCAAAACCGGCGGTATCGGCAACTGGAGCGAAGACGATATTGTTGCCTACCTGAAAACAGGCCACGCCAATGGCCACGCGCAGGCAGCAGGCCCCATGGCAGAAGCCGTGGAACATAGCACTAGCCATCTGACAGATCAGGACCTGCACGCCATAGCCACTTATATTCATCAAGTGCCAGCTATGGATGATGATATGGAACATCAGGCACGAGATAGCTTTGGCAAAGCCACCGAAGCGCTGGACATCCGCCAGAGTGCCCCTACCCGCATTGATGATCTGACCGAGATGGATGGACAACACGCGTATGATGCCAACTGCGCAGCCTGCCACGGCCAGACTGGTATGGGCACGAAGGACCAATACGCACCTTCACTGTTCCACAACTCCACTGTGGGCAGCGCACGGCCAGACAATCTTATCATGACCATTCTGCACGGGGTGCAGCGTAAAACCGAAGCAGGCGATGTCTCTATGCCTGACTTTAGCGGGCATTCAGACGTGCAACGTTTGAGTGATGATGAGATTGCCAAGATCGTGAATTATGTGATGGCAACCTTTGGCAGTGGAGACCCACACGTAACAGCAGATCAGGTTGCGCAGTTCCATAAAGACAAATAACAGCCACCCCACATACAAGGTGGTTGCACCACACAACAAAAAGGGCGGAGGGGTTTAAAACCCCTCCGCCCTTTTTACATGATCTTCAGAACGAAGACTGAAACCTTAGAAAGAAGGCTTTTCATGAAGAGCAGATACCAAGCGTGTAATGGTATGTGCCTTTAGGGCTTCTGGCCCACCTTCCGTGCCATAGCCGGAATCTTTCATGCCACCAAACGGCACTTCCGGCACACCAATGCCATGATGATTAACGGCAACCATGCCGGCTTCCAGCTTTTCACCCAGCAAGCGTTCCGTGCGTTCACAACGTGTGTAAACATAAGCTGCCAAACCATATGGCAAACGGTTGGCTTCCGTTACTGCATCAGCCAGATCAGAATACTCATCCATAATGGCAATCGGGCCAAAAGGTTCTTCCTGCATCACCCGCATTTCTAGCGTTGGCTTCAACACCAACGTGGGTGGGAAGAAGCATCCTTCATTTGGCATGGAAATATCGGGCTGCCACAGCTCCGCACCTTTCTGGCGGGCATCAGCCACCAGTTCGGTCAATGCCTTCACACGGCGCTCATTCACCAATGGCCCCATGGTCACGCCTTCATCCAGACCATTGCCGATCTTAAGCGCGCTCATCTGAGCTTTGAATTTTTCAATAAATGGCGCTGCAATTTCCTTGTGTAAAAGGAAACGTGTGGGAGCAATGCACACCTGCCCGGCATTGCGAAACTTGGCTGCTGCCAGACGTTCGGCAGCAGCATCCAGATCTGCATCCGGGCACACAATAACCGGGCCGTGGCCACCGAGTTCCATGGTTACTGGCTTCATCTGCGCACCAGCCAATGCTGCCAGATGCTTGCCTACAGGTGTAGAACCCGTGAAGGAAATCTTACGCACAACGGGGTGAGCAATCAGATACTCAGAAATTTCTGCTGGCACACCATACACCAGAGAAACTGCACCTGCCGGAATGCCGGCATCACAGAAGCACCGGATCAGCTCTGCCGGAGAAGCGGGCGTATCTTCCGGGGCCTTTACAATAACCCCACACCCTGCACCCAAAGCGGCGCCCAGCTTGCGGGCAATCTGGTTGATGGGGAAGTTCCACGGTGTAAAGGCAGCCACAACACCTACAGGGCGGTGCAACACGCGCTGTTCCACATAAGGCGCACGCGGTGGCACCAGTTCATCGTTCAGGCGGCGGCCTTCTTCACCGAAATATTCAATAACACCGGCAGCGCCCTGAATTTCGATAATTGCCTGAGCAAGAGGTTTGCCCTGTTCCTCACTCATAATACGGCCAATCTGCTCTGCCCGTTCACGCAGCAGATCTGCCGCCTTGCGCATAATCACAAAGCGATCCCACGCCGTAAGGTTACGCCATGCCTGGTAACCTACCTGCGCACCCGCAACCACTTTTTCTAGATCAGCCTTGGAAGCATGGGCTACCTGCCCAATAACCTGACCCGTAGCCGGATTGGTTACTGGAATGGTACGACCATCTGCCGCATCTTGCCATTTCCCGGCCACCAACAGCTGCGTGCGTATTTCTTTTTCTGACATCTACATCTCTCAAGCAGAACGGGCAGACATCCACCATGGAGCCTTTGTCCGGATTTTTTTTGCTGACACCATTTTATGTACTGCCATGCAAGAAAAAAGAGGTCTATACACCCCAGCGCATAATGGCTTCCTGCCCGGCTCAGTTCCATCCGGCAGGGCTATTATCCCTCAAACCCTCAGTTGTATCAGTAGAAAGCCCATGCTTTTCAAAACCCTGTCCGGTCAGACAATCATCGGGCTGTGCGCCTTGTTTGCTGCCACTTTTACGGCCATTACCAGCGAAGTTGCCCCCGTAGGGTTGCTGATAGATATGGCAAATTCCTTCCATATCACAGAAGGTAAAGCCGGTCTGGCAGTCAGTGCATATGCGCTGGTTGTGGCGCTGGCGGCGGTGCCGCTCACCATTCTTACAGCTAAAATCAACCGCAAGACACTCATGCTGTGGGCTCTGATTGGCTATATCGCGTCTAATCTCATTGCCGCTTTGGCGCCCACCTTTGCCATTTTGTGCTTAGGCCGTGCCGTGGGCGGGGCTGCCCATGCGCTTATGATGTCCATTGTTTCTGCTTATGCAGCGCATCTGGTTCCCCCTCGCATGACAGGACGCGCCATTTCCTTTGTATTTGGCGGCACATCTTTGGGGTCTGTTCTGGGGGTACCCGGCACTGCCGCTATTGGACAACTGGCAGGCTGGCGGGTTTCCATGATGGTGGTTACGGGGTTGGCCGCTATTCTCACCGTATGCATCGCGTTTTTTCTGCCCAAGGTCGAAGCATCTTCCAGTTCCGTGCATCTTCCTTCATTCCGTACACCAGGTGTTGCGCGGGTTTTTGCGGTGGTGATTGCCGTAAACACGTTGTTCTTTCTGGGGCATAACCTTTTGTACACCTATGTTTCACCATTGCTGATGTCTCATGGGTTGCCAGAAAGCGCGCTGAGTATCGCCCTGTTGATTACAGGTGGCGTGAGTATTCTTGGATTATGGGCTGCCGGACAGATGGTGGATTCCAGACCAGCACTCGGGTTGCTGGTAGCTGGCCTAATTACCGCGTGCGGTATGGGCTCGCTCTGCGGTTCTCTCCTTAGTGGGTGGAGCGCTGTTGCTGCTGTAGGCTTGTGGTGCGCAGGTTACGCCGCACTTATTCCGGTTATTATGTCTGGTGCTATTCGCAGTCGCGCCACAACGGCTGATATTGCCGGTGCAGCCGTAAACGCCAGCAGCAATGTGGGTATTCTGTTCGGGTCTGCCGCTGGCGGCATGATTTTAAATACCGCCGGACTTTCCGTCCTGCCGCCCATGGCTGTTGGCATTGTTATAATGGCCACAGCATTAGGGCTATGCAGCCCCGTTGCCTTCCCCCGCGTGCTGCATGATCATTCAGAATCCGAAAGCTGATAGGGAGCTAATGCCTATAAGGCTTTCCCCTTAAGCACTAATGGCAGCCCGGCTGCCACAAACACAACCTGCCCTGCCTGCGCCGCTATTCGCTGGTGCAGGCGCCCTGCCTCATCCCTAAAGCGGCGGGCCAAAGCATTTTCTGGCACAATTCCCAGCCCCACTTCATTGCCTACAAGAATGGTGGGGGCTAAGCGCTCTGGCAACACTTCCAGCAGGCGGTGTGTTGCTTCCTCAATATTTTGGTCATCCAGCAACATGTTGGTCACCCACAAGGTCAGGCAATCCACCAATACAGGCAAATGCGCATAGGTTTTTAACACCCATGCAATGTCAAATGGCTCTTCAACCGTTTGCCATCCCTGTTCTGTGCGGCTGGCCTTGTGGTGCTCAATCCGTTCCTGCATTTCTGCATCAAACGCTCGACCTGTTGCCAGATAGATCCAAGGAGATGGCAAGGCAGTTAGCATTGCTTCAGCTAAACCACTCTTTCCTGAACGGGCGCCCCCCAAAATCAGAACAGTGCCCTGCGTCCCTGTTTCTGTTGGATTGAGAGATAGAACACTCATGCTATATGCGCCTCACCATTTTTGTTTGCTTACATCCTTATAACATCACAAAATCAACGATATGCCAGCATCTCCTTCTTTTTCTAACGCGCCGCTCTGCCTTAGTTCCATGCAGGAACTCAGAAACCTATGTAGCAATTTACCGCAAGCAGATAAGGCTGCCCAAAACGCCATTGCACAGCGTGAGCTGCAGCTTACCAAGCCCGAAGGTAGCCTTGGCCGCCTTGAAGAACTGACAAGCTGGCTAGGTGGGTGGCAGCAACGTGCCACACCACAACTGGAAAATGTGCAGGTCTTGGTTTTTGCAGGCAACCACGGAGTAACGCGGCAAGGAATCTCTCCTTGGCCTTCTGATGTTACAGCTCAAATGGTCAGTAATTTCCGTAACGGAGGGGCTGCTATCAACCAGATCGCCAGAACGGTTGAGGCATCCTTGCACGTTATTCCTGTGCATGATCTGCAACCTACAGCAGATTTTACGCATGCAGCTGCCATGACAGAGCAGGATTTCTTGCAAGCTGTCACGCTTGGCTACAATGCTGTTCCATCTGACTGCGATCTACTGTGCCTGGGTGAAATGGGCATTGGAAACACCACAACCGCAGCAGCTTTGGCCGCAGCCTTATTTAAGGAAAGCGGCATTATCTGGGCCGGGCGCGGAACCGGTGCAGATGATGCAGGGTTAAAGCGCAAAGCAACTGTTATTGACGCAGCACTTACCCTGCATCAGCACGCATCTTCTGATCCATTGGAAACCGCACGTTGTGTTGGTGGATACGAACTGGCAGCCATATTGGGCGCCACATTGGCGGCCAGGCATAAAAACGTACCCGTGCTGCTAGAT contains:
- the cobU gene encoding bifunctional adenosylcobinamide kinase/adenosylcobinamide-phosphate guanylyltransferase — its product is MSVLSLNPTETGTQGTVLILGGARSGKSGLAEAMLTALPSPWIYLATGRAFDAEMQERIEHHKASRTEQGWQTVEEPFDIAWVLKTYAHLPVLVDCLTLWVTNMLLDDQNIEEATHRLLEVLPERLAPTILVGNEVGLGIVPENALARRFRDEAGRLHQRIAAQAGQVVFVAAGLPLVLKGKAL
- a CDS encoding NAD-dependent succinate-semialdehyde dehydrogenase, translating into MSEKEIRTQLLVAGKWQDAADGRTIPVTNPATGQVIGQVAHASKADLEKVVAGAQVGYQAWRNLTAWDRFVIMRKAADLLRERAEQIGRIMSEEQGKPLAQAIIEIQGAAGVIEYFGEEGRRLNDELVPPRAPYVEQRVLHRPVGVVAAFTPWNFPINQIARKLGAALGAGCGVIVKAPEDTPASPAELIRCFCDAGIPAGAVSLVYGVPAEISEYLIAHPVVRKISFTGSTPVGKHLAALAGAQMKPVTMELGGHGPVIVCPDADLDAAAERLAAAKFRNAGQVCIAPTRFLLHKEIAAPFIEKFKAQMSALKIGNGLDEGVTMGPLVNERRVKALTELVADARQKGAELWQPDISMPNEGCFFPPTLVLKPTLEMRVMQEEPFGPIAIMDEYSDLADAVTEANRLPYGLAAYVYTRCERTERLLGEKLEAGMVAVNHHGIGVPEVPFGGMKDSGYGTEGGPEALKAHTITRLVSALHEKPSF
- a CDS encoding GMC family oxidoreductase, producing MPSEENLSADVVIVGSGVAGSSIANELARAGISVIVLEAGPRVDRQHFVENFRNLENKPSYQGPFPAVPWARHPPDQQTPNDYLHTTGPNAEAYQQVYLRMMGGTTWHWAGCAWRYLPSDFELKTRYGQGRDWALTYDDLEPFYYQAEVIMGVCGPDPAVEDLGSPRKQPYPMDALPISYAAQQFRKLIQEKTPWRVVHEPQARNTRPYDSRPTCEGHNNCMPICPIGAMYNGSYSVYHAEAAGAKFIPNAVVYKIERDSANKRVTAVHYFDPDKGSHRVTGKYFVIAAHCIETAKLLLLSADEQSPDGVANSSGHVGRNMMDHTGVQVTFISGDQALWPGRGPLETNVIDNFRDGNWRTDRGAYLVHMVDDNQVDLATQLAISKGYVGRELEEQIRYLASHTVRLFSHNEALPDPNNRLTLSKDHKDILGIPHPEVYYKLPEYTVRSCEHTRYVFRNLIKLMHGTDEQWTPGYFPQDHPAGSTIMGTDPKDSVVDGHCRTHDHDNLFIASSSVFSTVGTGNITLTVAALALRVADTLKKELAHA
- the cobT gene encoding nicotinate-nucleotide--dimethylbenzimidazole phosphoribosyltransferase: MPASPSFSNAPLCLSSMQELRNLCSNLPQADKAAQNAIAQRELQLTKPEGSLGRLEELTSWLGGWQQRATPQLENVQVLVFAGNHGVTRQGISPWPSDVTAQMVSNFRNGGAAINQIARTVEASLHVIPVHDLQPTADFTHAAAMTEQDFLQAVTLGYNAVPSDCDLLCLGEMGIGNTTTAAALAAALFKESGIIWAGRGTGADDAGLKRKATVIDAALTLHQHASSDPLETARCVGGYELAAILGATLAARHKNVPVLLDGFVCTAAAAPLARLHPDGLAHTCLSHCATTTGQTHRLASYLKLEPLLGLGLRLGEGSGAALAVSILRAALACHTGMATFAEAAVSQKT
- a CDS encoding c-type cytochrome codes for the protein MPDFSKTLRVLLSASTVIGVCALGQTPVHAEDAAPDQAVLDRGAYIATASDCIACHTKPGSQPFAGGLKIATPMGDVISTNITPDPDHGIGKYTEQDFEQAVRHGVRKDGAYLYPVMPYVSYAGMTDQDVHALYVWFMHSVKPVASAPAETTLVFPANMRSAMAAWNFVTTKEEPESGDSSTYNPLRRGKYLTNALEHCGTCHTPRNFMLSEKQDRYLAGTSLDGWYAPNITSSKTGGIGNWSEDDIVAYLKTGHANGHAQAAGPMAEAVEHSTSHLTDQDLHAIATYIHQVPAMDDDMEHQARDSFGKATEALDIRQSAPTRIDDLTEMDGQHAYDANCAACHGQTGMGTKDQYAPSLFHNSTVGSARPDNLIMTILHGVQRKTEAGDVSMPDFSGHSDVQRLSDDEIAKIVNYVMATFGSGDPHVTADQVAQFHKDK
- a CDS encoding MFS transporter translates to MQEKRGLYTPAHNGFLPGSVPSGRAIIPQTLSCISRKPMLFKTLSGQTIIGLCALFAATFTAITSEVAPVGLLIDMANSFHITEGKAGLAVSAYALVVALAAVPLTILTAKINRKTLMLWALIGYIASNLIAALAPTFAILCLGRAVGGAAHALMMSIVSAYAAHLVPPRMTGRAISFVFGGTSLGSVLGVPGTAAIGQLAGWRVSMMVVTGLAAILTVCIAFFLPKVEASSSSVHLPSFRTPGVARVFAVVIAVNTLFFLGHNLLYTYVSPLLMSHGLPESALSIALLITGGVSILGLWAAGQMVDSRPALGLLVAGLITACGMGSLCGSLLSGWSAVAAVGLWCAGYAALIPVIMSGAIRSRATTADIAGAAVNASSNVGILFGSAAGGMILNTAGLSVLPPMAVGIVIMATALGLCSPVAFPRVLHDHSESES